Proteins from a genomic interval of Candidatus Methylomirabilota bacterium:
- a CDS encoding diacylglycerol kinase family protein has protein sequence MVNPAAGGGRTRRLWPRLSDTLARRALAFEVAETRGPGHATALADEAARAGVPLVVAVGGDGTLNEVVNGVTPLRESHPATVGAVMTGRGRDACRNLGLLRDPHRAVRRLAEGHVVSRDLGLAAWPGGRRFFIAAVGVGFDALVVRRAGTAGGRLRYPAAVLASLRDYRPSQAVVDGPAGESWTGAAASVLVCNGSHLGGGMRIAPAARVDDGLLDVVVLGGLGRAELALWLPTVFWGGHLANRKVRSWRAPAFRVDMPGASSLQLDGELAGGLPLEITAQAGALRLLV, from the coding sequence ATCGTCAACCCGGCGGCCGGCGGGGGCCGCACCCGGCGGCTGTGGCCGCGGCTGAGCGACACGCTGGCCCGCCGCGCGCTCGCCTTCGAGGTGGCCGAGACGCGCGGGCCCGGCCACGCCACCGCGCTCGCCGACGAGGCCGCGCGCGCCGGCGTGCCCTTGGTGGTCGCGGTCGGCGGCGACGGCACGCTCAACGAGGTGGTCAACGGGGTGACACCGCTGCGCGAGAGTCACCCGGCGACGGTGGGCGCGGTGATGACCGGGCGCGGCCGCGATGCCTGCCGCAATCTCGGCCTGCTCCGCGATCCGCACCGGGCGGTGCGGCGACTGGCGGAGGGGCACGTCGTCTCGCGCGATCTCGGCCTGGCGGCGTGGCCCGGCGGCCGGCGGTTCTTCATCGCGGCGGTCGGGGTCGGGTTCGATGCGCTGGTTGTCCGCCGGGCCGGAACGGCGGGCGGGCGGCTGCGCTATCCGGCCGCGGTGCTCGCCAGCCTGCGTGACTACCGGCCATCGCAGGCGGTCGTCGACGGGCCGGCCGGGGAGTCGTGGACCGGCGCGGCGGCGAGCGTGCTCGTGTGCAACGGGTCGCACCTGGGCGGCGGCATGCGCATCGCGCCCGCCGCCCGCGTGGACGACGGCCTGCTCGACGTCGTCGTGCTGGGGGGGCTCGGTCGCGCCGAGCTGGCTCTCTGGCTGCCGACCGTGTTCTGGGGCGGCCATCTCGCCAACCGGAAGGTGCGCTCCTGGCGCGCTCCCGCCTTCCGCGTGGACATGCCCGGGGCATCGTCGCTGCAGCTCGACGGCGAGCTCGCGGGCGGCCTGCCGCTCGAGATCACCGCGCAGGCGGGCGCGCTCCGGCTGCTCGTCTAG
- a CDS encoding SDR family oxidoreductase → MRPYAPGQVKELTGRVALVTGGAQRVGLEIARALADAGADVAIGYRRSAAAARAAERELRARGVRAVALRADIARPAEARALVAAVARRLGRLDILVNNAAVFFRTPVETTTPAQFDRLIAVNLRAPFFCSQAAARLMGRRGGRIVNIADVGAVRAWPGYVPYGVSKAGVIMLTRGLAAALAPRIQVNAVAPGVVLLPEGFPRESGRRLARRIPMGRHGTPADVAQAVRFFATCSPYVTGQVLFVDGGMSAV, encoded by the coding sequence ATGAGACCATACGCCCCCGGGCAAGTCAAGGAACTGACCGGCCGCGTCGCCCTCGTCACCGGCGGCGCCCAGCGCGTCGGGCTCGAGATCGCGCGCGCCCTCGCCGACGCGGGCGCGGACGTGGCGATCGGCTACCGGCGCTCCGCCGCGGCCGCGCGCGCGGCCGAGCGCGAGCTGCGGGCGCGCGGGGTGCGGGCAGTCGCGCTGCGCGCGGACATCGCCCGGCCGGCGGAGGCGCGCGCGCTCGTGGCCGCGGTGGCGCGGCGGCTGGGCCGGCTCGACATCCTGGTGAACAACGCGGCGGTCTTCTTCCGCACGCCGGTCGAGACCACCACCCCCGCGCAGTTCGACCGGCTGATCGCGGTGAATCTGCGCGCGCCCTTCTTCTGCAGCCAGGCCGCGGCACGGCTGATGGGCCGACGGGGCGGACGCATCGTCAATATCGCCGACGTGGGCGCGGTGCGCGCGTGGCCGGGCTACGTGCCGTACGGCGTCTCCAAGGCGGGCGTGATCATGCTGACCCGCGGCCTGGCCGCCGCGCTCGCGCCCCGCATCCAGGTCAACGCGGTGGCCCCGGGGGTGGTGCTGCTGCCCGAGGGCTTTCCCCGCGAGTCGGGCCGGCGCCTGGCCCGCCGCATCCCGATGGGCCGCCACGGCACCCCGGCCGACGTGGCCCAGGCGGTGCGCTTCTTCGCCACGTGCTCGCCCTACGTCACCGGCCAGGTGCTGTTCGTGGACGGCGGGATGTCGGCGGTCTAG
- the tolB gene encoding Tol-Pal system beta propeller repeat protein TolB — translation MHNLMRPGRPLGALAALVVLAALVGALSSPPAARSQAADVLLNVLATGAKKLNIVIPNFTLVAGTDPAGLGKSLPLVTARDLTFSSLFSVVTEVPPIAAGDPAALRAAFGNFAAAGAHAGLHGLLTLRGDRAEVEMRLHDLTSPEFRLIGSKKVEMPTNQARRLAHKIADEVVMQFTGELGIADTKMAYVGVVSGHKELHMMDYDGANPTRVTSNNSINLSPVWSPDTRSLAFTSYMRGYPYLYRMFPFENRPVQVLAGFLGINTTPAFSPDGRTVALTLSRDGNPEVYLLTLATGAFRRLTTYAGIDTEPTWSPTGREIAFVSERAGGAHVFVMDAEGANVRRVTQSGFNTQPRWSPKGDTIAFTSRQGNFDLWAVSPDGSNLRRLTAGPGNNEGASWAPNARHLVFQSNRSGNYQLYTMLADGSEQQPLPRGAGESTSASWSPRLP, via the coding sequence ATGCACAACCTGATGCGTCCCGGACGTCCGCTCGGCGCGCTGGCGGCCCTGGTGGTGCTGGCCGCGCTCGTCGGCGCGCTCTCCTCGCCGCCGGCCGCGCGATCGCAGGCCGCCGACGTGCTCCTCAACGTGCTCGCCACCGGCGCCAAGAAGCTCAACATCGTGATCCCCAACTTCACGCTGGTCGCGGGCACCGACCCCGCCGGGCTCGGCAAGAGCCTGCCCCTGGTGACGGCCCGGGACCTCACGTTCTCCTCGCTCTTCAGCGTGGTGACCGAGGTGCCGCCCATCGCGGCCGGCGATCCCGCCGCCCTGCGCGCCGCCTTCGGCAACTTCGCGGCGGCGGGCGCGCACGCCGGCCTGCACGGCCTGCTCACCCTGCGGGGCGACCGCGCCGAGGTCGAGATGCGGCTGCACGACCTGACCTCTCCCGAATTCCGGCTGATCGGCAGCAAGAAGGTCGAGATGCCGACGAACCAGGCGCGCCGCCTCGCTCACAAGATCGCCGACGAGGTGGTGATGCAGTTCACCGGGGAGCTGGGAATCGCCGACACCAAGATGGCGTACGTCGGCGTGGTGTCGGGCCACAAAGAGCTGCACATGATGGATTACGACGGGGCGAACCCGACCCGCGTCACGTCGAACAACTCGATCAACCTCTCGCCGGTGTGGAGCCCGGACACCCGCTCGCTCGCCTTCACGTCGTACATGCGCGGGTACCCGTACCTCTACCGTATGTTCCCGTTCGAGAACCGGCCGGTCCAGGTGCTCGCCGGCTTCCTCGGCATCAACACCACGCCCGCCTTCAGCCCGGACGGCCGCACGGTGGCGCTCACCCTGTCGCGCGACGGGAACCCCGAGGTGTATCTGCTGACCCTGGCCACCGGCGCCTTCCGTCGGCTCACCACCTACGCGGGCATCGATACCGAGCCGACCTGGTCGCCCACCGGGCGCGAGATCGCCTTCGTCTCCGAGCGGGCGGGCGGCGCCCACGTCTTCGTCATGGACGCCGAGGGAGCCAACGTGCGGCGGGTCACCCAGTCCGGCTTCAACACCCAGCCGCGCTGGTCGCCGAAGGGCGACACCATCGCGTTCACCTCCCGACAGGGGAACTTCGACCTCTGGGCGGTGAGCCCGGATGGATCGAACCTGCGTCGCCTCACCGCGGGCCCGGGCAACAACGAGGGCGCCTCGTGGGCGCCCAACGCGCGACATCTCGTGTTCCAGTCCAATCGCTCCGGCAACTATCAGCTCTACACGATGCTGGCCGACGGCAGCGAGCAGCAGCCGCTGCCGCGAGGAGCCGGCGAATCAACAAGTGCTTCTTGGTCACCGCGTCTTCCGTGA
- a CDS encoding CocE/NonD family hydrolase produces the protein MEEATTVAVPGGPSLEARLQGLDTPVGGFVLCHPHPLYGGDMDNPVVIRAAEVARATGYATLRFNFRGVGASEGIHDKGLGEQDVRAAMATLAARLPAGAPVGVIGYSFGAHAAARATRPGDAPLGLVAPPLGMYDWAFLGRGGGPVLLTAGTRDDYCPAAALHRLAEATGAQERVIEGADHFFFGKLYPLGEAIAAWLASIRPAA, from the coding sequence ATGGAAGAAGCGACCACCGTCGCGGTTCCGGGCGGGCCGAGCCTGGAAGCGCGCCTTCAAGGCCTCGACACTCCCGTCGGCGGGTTCGTTCTCTGCCACCCGCACCCGCTCTACGGCGGCGATATGGACAACCCGGTCGTGATCCGGGCCGCCGAAGTCGCCCGGGCCACCGGCTATGCGACCCTGCGCTTCAACTTCCGGGGCGTCGGGGCCTCTGAAGGCATCCACGACAAGGGCCTCGGCGAGCAGGACGTCCGGGCGGCCATGGCCACCCTGGCGGCTCGGCTCCCGGCCGGCGCTCCGGTCGGCGTCATCGGCTATTCCTTCGGAGCGCACGCGGCGGCCCGGGCGACCCGGCCCGGCGACGCCCCGCTCGGCCTCGTCGCGCCGCCGCTCGGCATGTACGACTGGGCCTTCCTCGGGCGCGGCGGGGGGCCGGTCCTGCTCACCGCGGGAACGCGGGACGACTATTGCCCGGCCGCGGCCCTGCATCGGCTCGCCGAAGCGACCGGCGCGCAGGAGCGCGTCATCGAGGGCGCCGACCACTTCTTCTTCGGGAAGCTCTATCCGCTGGGCGAGGCGATCGCGGCCTGGCTGGCGTCGATCCGCCCGGCCGCGTGA
- a CDS encoding DUF502 domain-containing protein produces the protein MSGSFRNWIKVRFITGLFSTVPAIATAWLLWVFWNAIDDFFSPVYTQMIGRRIPGLGFLTALVIIFIMGLIARNVFGRRVLARIEMLFDHVPIFRSIYPSVKQLLESFSPQKRNSFKAVVLAEHPRKGEYVFGFVTSELLIEGVEGKRQMVTVFVPTNNLYLGDVIVVPKEDTLPTGLTVEEGIRIILSAGTATPSRLPRERL, from the coding sequence ATGTCCGGTAGTTTTCGCAACTGGATCAAGGTCCGGTTCATCACCGGGCTCTTCTCCACCGTCCCCGCGATCGCCACCGCCTGGCTGCTGTGGGTCTTCTGGAACGCGATCGACGACTTCTTCTCCCCGGTGTACACGCAGATGATCGGCCGGCGCATTCCCGGCCTGGGCTTCCTGACCGCGCTGGTGATCATCTTCATCATGGGCCTCATCGCGCGCAACGTGTTCGGGCGCCGCGTGCTCGCCCGGATCGAGATGCTGTTCGACCACGTGCCGATCTTCCGCAGCATCTACCCGTCCGTGAAGCAGCTGCTGGAATCCTTCTCGCCCCAGAAGCGCAACTCGTTCAAGGCGGTGGTGCTCGCCGAGCATCCGCGCAAGGGCGAATACGTGTTCGGGTTCGTCACCTCCGAGCTGCTGATCGAGGGGGTCGAAGGGAAGCGCCAGATGGTGACGGTGTTCGTGCCCACCAACAACCTGTACCTGGGCGACGTCATCGTGGTGCCGAAGGAGGACACGCTCCCCACCGGGCTCACCGTCGAGGAAGGCATCCGCATCATCCTCTCCGCCGGGACCGCCACCCCCTCGCGGCTCCCGCGCGAGCGGCTCTGA
- a CDS encoding DUF4340 domain-containing protein gives MAGWKTIVVLLLLAAGLGGFFYYDTYWLNPRREKAESAKGRIWTVEPKDVEAVTLVRPDGTVRLKRTGDGWEMLEPVKARGDRAVVDDLVTTLATARMDREIDANPAKPADFGLDPPQTEVRLEVKGQAQPLVLTVGSKNPTGVWVYAREGGKPAVITLSESVSRDATRPVADFRDRSVIAFDRRNVTGIDLDVEGDQISLAADEPGKWRIVKPRALRADPDIIAEFLDKLEGAKATEFVDDAPKSLQPFGLDKPARVTLWIGKDKDRSSRTLLVGRAAPDKKGVYVKRDGEPGVILTADALWTAFPKNVAALRDKVVVSYAYDKLEKVEVDHGKDVIVIQKDGAGWKLTAPEALRADSGAVTQLLWKVRDLRALAFLSESPGDAGRFLSRPEVVVKLWEAGAKEPKSLLLQPSAEKRGGKPTAVAAVQGEGPVMLVEGKALAELTPAVSELRDRTLIPAFEPSEVKRARVTGGDKPLVVEKSGESEWKQVEPVKGGTKEGKVASLLVSLRGLRWKEIASKGGDDAKFGLDKPELEVTVWKADGTELATLLVGRTDGAVTYVKLKSQPGVYAMSSKDLEDVRKARAEIPA, from the coding sequence ATGGCCGGCTGGAAGACCATCGTCGTCCTGCTGCTGCTCGCCGCCGGTCTCGGCGGCTTCTTCTACTACGACACCTACTGGCTGAACCCGCGACGCGAGAAGGCGGAGTCCGCCAAGGGGCGGATCTGGACGGTCGAGCCGAAGGACGTCGAGGCGGTCACCCTGGTGCGCCCCGACGGCACCGTGCGGCTGAAGCGCACCGGCGACGGCTGGGAGATGCTCGAGCCGGTGAAGGCCCGCGGCGATCGGGCGGTGGTGGACGACCTGGTGACGACGCTCGCCACCGCCCGCATGGATCGTGAGATCGACGCCAACCCGGCCAAGCCCGCCGACTTCGGCCTCGACCCGCCGCAGACCGAAGTGCGCCTCGAGGTGAAGGGGCAGGCCCAGCCGCTGGTGCTGACGGTCGGCAGCAAGAACCCGACCGGGGTGTGGGTGTACGCGCGCGAGGGGGGCAAGCCCGCGGTCATCACGCTCTCGGAGAGCGTCTCCCGCGACGCCACGCGGCCCGTCGCCGATTTCCGCGACCGCAGCGTGATCGCCTTCGACCGGCGCAACGTCACCGGCATCGACCTCGACGTCGAGGGCGACCAGATCAGCCTCGCCGCCGACGAGCCGGGCAAGTGGCGGATCGTCAAGCCGCGCGCCCTGCGCGCCGACCCCGACATCATCGCCGAGTTCCTCGACAAGCTCGAGGGCGCGAAGGCCACCGAGTTCGTGGACGACGCGCCGAAGTCGCTGCAGCCCTTCGGGCTCGACAAGCCGGCGCGCGTGACCCTGTGGATCGGCAAGGACAAGGACCGCTCCTCGCGCACGCTCCTGGTCGGTCGCGCCGCGCCCGACAAGAAAGGCGTCTACGTCAAGCGCGACGGCGAGCCGGGGGTCATCCTCACCGCGGACGCGCTCTGGACCGCGTTTCCCAAGAACGTGGCCGCCCTGCGCGACAAGGTCGTGGTGAGCTACGCCTACGACAAGCTCGAGAAGGTCGAGGTCGACCACGGCAAGGACGTCATCGTCATCCAGAAGGACGGCGCGGGATGGAAGCTGACCGCGCCCGAGGCGCTCCGGGCCGACAGCGGGGCGGTGACCCAGCTGCTCTGGAAGGTGCGGGACCTGCGCGCGCTGGCGTTCCTCTCCGAGTCGCCGGGCGACGCGGGGCGCTTCCTGAGCCGTCCGGAGGTCGTGGTGAAGCTCTGGGAAGCCGGCGCGAAGGAGCCGAAGTCGCTTCTGCTGCAGCCCTCCGCGGAGAAGCGCGGCGGCAAGCCCACCGCGGTGGCCGCGGTGCAGGGAGAGGGGCCGGTGATGCTCGTCGAGGGCAAGGCCCTGGCCGAGCTGACCCCCGCCGTCTCCGAGCTGCGGGACCGCACGCTCATCCCCGCGTTCGAGCCGAGCGAGGTGAAGCGGGCCCGCGTGACCGGCGGCGACAAGCCCCTGGTCGTGGAGAAGAGCGGCGAGAGCGAGTGGAAGCAGGTCGAGCCGGTGAAGGGCGGCACCAAGGAGGGCAAGGTCGCGAGCCTGCTCGTCTCGCTCCGGGGCCTCCGCTGGAAGGAGATCGCCTCGAAGGGCGGTGACGACGCGAAGTTCGGCCTCGATAAGCCCGAGCTCGAGGTGACGGTGTGGAAGGCCGACGGGACCGAGCTGGCCACGCTCCTGGTCGGGCGGACCGACGGCGCGGTGACCTACGTCAAGCTCAAGTCCCAGCCCGGCGTGTACGCGATGTCCAGCAAGGACCTGGAGGACGTGCGCAAGGCTCGCGCCGAGATCCCGGCTTGA
- a CDS encoding MBL fold metallo-hydrolase produces MAEGLYLKQVELGPMQNFVYLIGDQASRECVVVDPAWEIDGIADLIAADDMRLTGVLVTHTHQDHVGGHLFGHDIPGVAELLARHPTKVYVHRAEREFLKGFGSDLVKVEGGDTLQVGAIPLTFVHTPGHTPGSQCFLIDGCLISGDTLFIRSCGRTDLPGSDPSEMYVSLTQRLGALPEETVVLPGHNYGGSQTTIGAEKRQNPMMRFASMTEFLQVMGGGRVGRT; encoded by the coding sequence ATGGCCGAGGGGCTGTACCTGAAGCAGGTCGAGCTGGGCCCGATGCAGAACTTCGTCTATCTGATCGGCGACCAGGCGAGCCGTGAGTGCGTGGTGGTGGATCCGGCCTGGGAGATCGACGGCATCGCCGACCTCATCGCGGCCGACGACATGCGGCTGACCGGCGTGCTGGTCACCCACACGCACCAGGACCACGTGGGCGGTCACCTGTTCGGGCACGACATCCCGGGCGTCGCCGAGCTGCTGGCTCGGCATCCGACCAAGGTCTACGTGCACCGGGCCGAGCGCGAGTTCCTCAAGGGCTTCGGCTCGGATCTCGTCAAGGTCGAGGGCGGCGACACCCTGCAGGTTGGCGCGATCCCGCTCACCTTCGTCCACACCCCCGGGCACACTCCGGGCTCGCAGTGCTTCCTGATCGACGGCTGCCTGATCTCGGGCGACACCCTCTTCATCCGCTCGTGCGGCCGCACCGACCTGCCCGGCAGCGACCCGAGTGAGATGTACGTGTCGCTCACCCAGCGTCTGGGCGCGCTGCCCGAGGAGACGGTGGTGCTGCCCGGTCACAACTACGGCGGCTCGCAGACCACCATCGGCGCCGAGAAGCGTCAGAATCCGATGATGCGGTTCGCGTCCATGACCGAGTTCCTGCAGGTCATGGGCGGCGGCCGCGTCGGCCGCACATAG
- a CDS encoding TonB family protein — translation MSTTMAARRYPMGPRPGPRPDPGLRRLGPALSGRRLPMAAIFYSALGHILFFGGIMAFVMWSGWRPEKVQVVNLVPMVAAVGVPNAPVAPVAPRPQAPVAPRPPDPEPQPKAPTPPREAPPRETPSLPAPSLPTARPLPPRAPTLPRPGEKELPPLATPPSGAKRGEKTAESARPQESASLGAPTGVVTGSGALTLDVGDFPYAWYLRQVLQKVEFEWQRQNQPAEPPQKPQIYVEIQRDGSIGPPSIHKSSGNAFYDNAALRAVMSASPFPKLPDDWTKPSLRILFTFDLRRG, via the coding sequence ATGAGCACCACGATGGCCGCCCGCCGCTACCCGATGGGGCCGCGTCCTGGCCCGCGCCCCGATCCCGGCCTGCGGCGGCTCGGACCGGCGCTGAGCGGGCGGCGCCTGCCGATGGCCGCGATCTTCTACTCGGCGCTCGGCCACATCCTGTTCTTCGGCGGGATCATGGCGTTCGTGATGTGGAGCGGCTGGCGACCCGAGAAGGTCCAGGTCGTCAACCTGGTGCCGATGGTCGCGGCGGTCGGGGTTCCCAACGCGCCGGTCGCGCCGGTCGCCCCTCGTCCGCAGGCGCCGGTCGCCCCGCGTCCGCCCGACCCGGAGCCTCAGCCGAAGGCGCCGACCCCGCCGCGCGAGGCGCCGCCCCGCGAGACGCCGAGCCTGCCCGCGCCGTCGCTGCCGACCGCGCGTCCGCTGCCCCCGCGCGCGCCCACGCTCCCTCGCCCCGGCGAGAAGGAGCTGCCGCCGCTGGCGACCCCGCCGTCGGGAGCGAAGCGCGGCGAGAAGACCGCCGAGTCGGCGCGCCCGCAGGAGTCCGCGTCGCTCGGCGCGCCGACCGGCGTCGTGACCGGGTCCGGCGCCCTCACCCTGGACGTGGGCGACTTCCCGTACGCGTGGTACCTGCGTCAGGTGCTGCAGAAGGTCGAGTTCGAGTGGCAGCGCCAGAACCAGCCGGCGGAGCCACCGCAGAAGCCGCAGATCTACGTCGAGATCCAGCGTGACGGCTCCATCGGGCCGCCCTCCATCCACAAGAGCTCGGGCAACGCGTTCTACGACAACGCGGCTCTCCGCGCGGTCATGAGCGCGAGTCCCTTTCCGAAACTGCCAGACGACTGGACGAAGCCGTCGCTCCGCATCCTGTTCACCTTCGATCTACGTCGTGGCTGA
- the pal gene encoding peptidoglycan-associated lipoprotein Pal: MTPAPAAPATAAPATPPRPSEFAENANLKDVYFDFDKYDIRANDAKILDTNAAWLKTNDNLVLIEGHCDERGTNEYNLALGERRAKSTMNYLVSQGVQASRITIISYGKERPVCTEHTEDCWARNRRSHFLTKSR, encoded by the coding sequence ATGACCCCGGCCCCGGCCGCGCCCGCGACCGCGGCGCCCGCCACGCCTCCGCGCCCGAGCGAGTTCGCGGAGAACGCGAACTTGAAGGACGTCTACTTCGATTTCGACAAGTACGACATCCGTGCGAACGACGCGAAGATCCTCGACACCAACGCGGCGTGGCTGAAGACCAACGATAACCTCGTGCTGATCGAGGGCCACTGCGACGAGCGCGGCACCAACGAATACAACCTGGCCCTCGGCGAGCGCCGGGCGAAGTCGACGATGAACTACCTCGTCTCCCAGGGGGTGCAGGCCAGCCGAATCACGATCATCTCCTACGGCAAGGAGCGCCCGGTCTGCACCGAGCACACCGAGGATTGCTGGGCCCGGAACCGGCGGTCGCACTTCCTGACCAAGTCTCGCTGA
- a CDS encoding biopolymer transporter ExbD, with protein sequence MAIKVDETDNGSSYRIGGTLAEINIIPLVDVTLVLLLIFMLTAPLMYRGIDVNLPKTAGKPTATEERMVLTLTKEQTIYVNDKLVSLASLEQSLRDLFKNRQDKTLYLRADQALQYGFVVETMDRIRRSGIEKLGMVTEPSRAR encoded by the coding sequence ATGGCCATTAAGGTCGACGAGACCGACAACGGTAGCAGCTACCGCATCGGCGGGACGCTCGCCGAGATCAACATCATCCCGCTCGTCGACGTGACGCTCGTGCTGCTGCTGATCTTCATGCTCACCGCCCCCCTGATGTACCGCGGCATCGACGTCAACCTGCCCAAGACCGCCGGCAAGCCCACCGCGACCGAGGAGCGGATGGTCCTCACGCTCACCAAGGAGCAGACCATCTACGTCAACGACAAGCTGGTTTCCCTCGCGTCGCTCGAGCAGTCGTTGCGGGACCTGTTCAAGAACCGGCAGGACAAGACCCTGTACCTGCGGGCCGACCAGGCCCTGCAGTACGGCTTCGTCGTCGAGACCATGGACCGCATCCGCCGTTCCGGCATCGAGAAGCTGGGCATGGTCACGGAGCCGTCCCGCGCTCGATGA
- a CDS encoding tetratricopeptide repeat protein: MRRTLTKGSHRLPFVASAILAAGALAVGGCADVSGDALQQDVAQLRQDLNSLTLNVHRSRGDTETVVGQIDRRTREQSAETNKQLSALNSRLDALSQDVARVSARIDDLSQRVETLARQPAPSAAPPPSSGAAPSGGSGAIPPPARTGAGPGPAPAIAAVPAPARAGASAEESYQAAYLDFSKGLYPLAVSGFRDFLRRFPDSPLADSAQYWIGEAYFSMARATASQPDKARENMEQAVQEFRKVVVAYPRGSKVPTALYKEALALVELKQTALAQSRLQYLVDHFPQSEEAPLAKERLAGLKE, encoded by the coding sequence GTGCGCAGGACGCTGACGAAGGGGAGCCACCGGCTCCCCTTCGTTGCGTCCGCGATCCTCGCGGCCGGAGCGCTGGCCGTCGGGGGCTGCGCCGACGTCTCCGGGGATGCGCTCCAGCAGGACGTCGCCCAGCTTCGCCAGGACCTCAACTCGCTCACCCTCAACGTCCACCGCAGCCGCGGCGACACCGAAACCGTGGTGGGCCAGATCGATCGACGCACCCGCGAGCAGTCCGCCGAGACCAACAAGCAGCTCTCCGCCCTGAATTCCCGGCTCGACGCGCTGTCGCAGGACGTCGCGCGCGTTTCCGCCCGCATCGACGATCTCTCGCAGCGGGTGGAAACCCTCGCGCGCCAGCCGGCTCCGTCGGCAGCCCCGCCGCCGTCGAGCGGCGCCGCTCCCTCGGGGGGATCCGGCGCGATTCCCCCGCCCGCGCGCACCGGCGCGGGACCCGGCCCCGCGCCGGCGATCGCCGCGGTGCCGGCCCCCGCGCGGGCCGGCGCGTCCGCGGAGGAGAGCTACCAGGCCGCGTATCTGGACTTCAGCAAGGGCCTCTACCCTCTCGCCGTCTCCGGCTTCCGTGACTTCCTCCGCCGCTTTCCGGACTCGCCGCTCGCCGACAGCGCGCAGTACTGGATCGGCGAGGCCTACTTCAGCATGGCCCGCGCCACCGCGAGCCAGCCGGACAAGGCCCGCGAGAACATGGAGCAGGCGGTGCAGGAGTTCCGGAAGGTCGTGGTCGCGTACCCGCGCGGCAGCAAGGTGCCGACCGCGCTCTACAAGGAGGCGCTCGCCCTCGTCGAGCTCAAGCAGACCGCGCTGGCCCAGTCCAGGCTGCAATACCTCGTCGACCACTTCCCGCAATCCGAAGAGGCGCCGCTGGCCAAGGAGCGGCTGGCCGGTCTGAAGGAGTAG